The Myripristis murdjan chromosome 8, fMyrMur1.1, whole genome shotgun sequence genomic sequence ACTTCTTGAGTTGTTCACATGTATTCGTTGCCTATATATGGCAGTGATAGTGGTTGTCTATGGGAAGCCCTTAACTTGCAGTGACATTTTGATGGGTGTCCACACAAGCATGGCAGTGCTTGGCTGTAAATGTTCTATTCCTGTTCTTATCGTCCCGGCTCGATTGCGTTTTCGTGTCTCATGATGATTTCAGTGCTGCTTCAGATGCTGACAAGACTGAGAGATGTCAAATATCAGCGCAAAATATCATCTTTTTGGCTTGCCAGCTTCTAAAACGATCGGTGTCATCACTCAGAAAACCCCAAATTGctcaaaccctaaccctaaccctaaccctaacctaaccctaaccctaaccccaaccaacCCTtgctctaaccctaaccctaaacctaacctaaccctaaccctaaccccaacctaaCCCTTGctcaaaccctaaccctaaccctaacccttgctctaaccctaaccctaaccccaacctaaccctaaccctaacctaacctaaccctaaccctaaccctaacctaaccctaaccctaaccctaaccccaaccaacCCTtgctctaaccctaaccctaacccaaagtCTGGTGCATGCATGAACATGTGAACATGCCTGTACACCAAAGAGTGATTTCTCTCGTGTCCCTCATGTAATCTAATTACAATTTCAGCCTAATTAGTCTTTCTCCAgccaggccagcagcagcagcggcagcagtgCTATTTTGGTGCCACTAAGACGCTCACACTCATCACTAATCTGCCGCCCGGCGGAGGATGGGCAGTGATTGAGTGGATGGAATATGAGACAGCACGACGGGAGGGCTTCCTCGACTCCCACATTTCCCAGTCAAAGTGGGTCTTGTTGTTCTGAGCCCTATTTGGTTACCAAATAACACCGCAGCCTTGGTTCTCGTACAGCAAGGAACCCTGGGTAGGTGGCACTTTAACCCTACAGCAGGGTTTCACAGGTGTCAGCCGGCCTAATGGGCTCAGTTCACAGGTTGGACCAGTATCAGGTTGGATAGCTGGTGATATGTTGGGCTGATATTCCGTGTCCTGAGAGAACAGAGTGCTCAGAGGTGTGCTCGTGCCTCTGAAGCAGCTCCCATCACACCGACTGCTGGTGCCGCTGATAATCACACAGCTCATCTGTCACCGTGCTGCATGTCTGGACTTTTGCTGAACTTCTTGGTGTCGTGTGTTTCCCCTGGACTCAGTGGTTGTGGACTTGGTTGTTTTGAGTTCCgtccctgctctgtgtgtccctcatgTCCACGTGCTgctttgccctgctgtgtctCACCTGAGggttttcacctgtgtcttgtccCCCCGTTTGCTGGTCCCGCCTCCTGTGCTTTCCTAGCCAGTCAGCtccttgtttgctcctccccaGCTGCTCTGGCTTGGTCTGCTTTGCCTGCCACACCCTCACTGTCTTCCTGGATAACCAGTCCTCTGTCTCGtgtccctcctcttctccaggTGTCTTGctctcagttcagttttttttttttttccaattcatttgCCACTTTCCATTAGTGTTTGACTGTTCCTGTTCCCTGAGTTTTGCTCTTTGTGCTTCTAGCCTGCCAGTAACCTGAGTTTGGTAATAAATAGTGTGTTACTGCAGTTCCTGTGCCTACCAACTCTTTGCTCCTGCGTTTGGGTCCACCTGCACATGTGGAATTTATGGTTGCTATATTTTGGGAGTGTCAGCATGGGTTTGTTagttctcacacactcacacagaaaaataatggttaTAAAATGGttccttaaccctttatagggcaagtgactatttttggtaatttcaaaaattttacatatcacgctcatcccctgtctcagttagttcaataatcatttggtcttcacccagccaatcagcaaagatcgctctacatcccaggtcacatgattgtggcatttgaccaatctcactggctttgattttctataggaaaatgaaattttttgaaaaaatttataaaagtaataaagtcctgtcatgttctctaatagcagtctagggttgtttttttgaatttcaaagtatttcaatgagtgccctataaagggttaaaagtCTGTGGTTCCATGAAAAACCATCAACTGCTGAAGAAGCACTTTGTTCAGTGGATTGTTCTCtatttggaaaaagaaaagaaaagaaaagaaaagtaccTTCATTGAACTGGCCCAGCCAAGAACTGTTCTGAAAAAGGTTCTTTGGAgagtttttttggtttgttttgggttttggtTCAAATTCACCCCTCAAAGAACTTTTCGATGGGTTAAGGGATTCTTTAAAGAGTCATTgaagaaatggttctttaaagctGGGGCAGGTGACTTTGCAGAGTGGGTGGACTTTTGTTGACTATGTGAACTCAAGCAGCTCAAACTGCCCCCAACTGAGATTCAGCCCCTCGTCCAGTCCAATGCAGTGGGGGAGACGGGGCTGGCAGGGAAACTCCAAATGACAGAATAATTGAATAACTGAAGTGATTCGAATGAGATATTTGGATCAGATTCCACCGAGGTTATTACAGGGACAGTTCAACCATCTTGAGAAATATGATATCTCACTTCCCTCCAGCTGTtctataggacagtagtggtgctctcttcctctcattgttactgagtgctggatactggctggatgctccacatgctaactgttagcctcctgccactgagctgaaCTTCCCTCCTAACCTTGATGGAATCTGATCCGAATGTCTCATTAGAATCACTTAAGTTTAAGATCTTCCCCTAGACAACCATTGTAGTACTGATATATTCTGTGACAAATCTGTAAACAGGTAAACTGCGTCATATTTATTatatcacaagtggacagcgctgactgatttttaataaaggGCGATTATCAGCCAGGCAACACgagcaaaaaaagaaagcgTCTCTCTCCTGTGACTCACTTGgccttcctctccctgtctctgctcCTCAGGCACTGGCTGACCAACAACTACATTCTCTTTGCCACACCTTACTTTGCTTTCGACATTTATGCCATGTTCCTGTGCTACTGGCACAAGCTGCAGGTCAAAGGGCACGAGGAGGCCGGCCACAGGTCGATGGGCGCTGCTGTGGGAGGCTACCTGCGCCGCGAGCTGCTCATGGTGCTGCATCATGTCTTCATGGTGGCTTTTTGCTTTCCTGCCTCCGTGGTAACTATGGGGAAAACTAAGGATCCGTGGATGCGATAGAGATGGGGCgtgaatgagtgaataaagCATGCACCAAGGATTTTACTTGAAACTTTAATTGTCCTGACTAAAGACACAACCCTAGACATAGAGTTGATACGCTATATGGAGTTTGACCTCTCAAACATTTACGGAAATATgttccacttcctgtttgcaaGTCTTCACTATCaacgtttttgtgtgtgtcgtgGCCAGACAGTTGCAGGTATCAAAATACTGCGACTCAGTGATGATGCAGGCAGCTGAAATATATTGTGTGTAAAATTTCATTGCAAACAAAGCAATGTTGCTCTAACATCAAGCATTTAGGAATCATGCCTCTTCTCTGCTCCCTTACAGTTACTATGAAATCtatcaaaatgcatcatttgtgttctctgtgttctccctccccctcgtgtgtgtgtgtgtgtgtgtgtgtgtgtgtgtgtgtgtcagttctgGAGGCAGGGGAAGGGCGATTACTTCCAGGGCGTCTTGTTTCTGGCTGAGCTCAGCACACCGTCTGTCTGCTTGGGGAAAGTCCTAATTCAGGTGAGCAACCATTCAGTCCACCAAGTATCTGCATATAGGTGAGTGTGTCCATGTTTCCTGATTACTTCTGTGCACGCACCTCTTTAATAGTGGAGTTATGTCACATCTTGTataaatacactatatggacaaaagtattgggccacagctcttaatcactgacttcaggtgtttcattcagtcccattgccacaggtgtataacctccagcagctagccatgcagtctgcctttacattacattagtGAAGGAACgtctcgttctaaagagctcactgagttccagtgtgctgctggaatagtaaTGTGATAGGTGCAACAAGTCAGGCaaggcatcaacatcagcacagaaactgtgaGCCGGgagccgaaaaaaaaaaaaaaaaagagtttgcaTGATCTATCACACGCCTCTCCTCTACTACAGTATTAATTGTGTTTTAAAACTGACTTGAGGAGTTTGAAGTGTGAGATAACATGGCTTGCGCTGCTTGTTTCGTGTTTATTTCacctttcccctctctgtctttcctctctccgAACTTGAttccctcgctccctctttctgtttgtgGTTTCGTCCCATCAGTTCGACAAACAGCACACTCTTCTGCACAAAGTGAACGGAGCTCTCATGCTGCTCACTTTCTTCAGCTGTCGTGTGCTGCTGTTCCCTTACCTCTACTACGCCTACGGCAGGTTTGTCCACTGGCTTTCTGATGCACATCATttgtcctcctgtctctgtATCCGTCTCCCTGTGTGTCACTGGCCAGCTTATTTCCAAGGCCCACACCCGAATTTGGTGTAAGATTTAATTTAACAGTGTTAATGTCCTCAAGGGATTGTTCACCCTATTTGAATAATTTGATGTtatcccccagctgttgtgtaggacagtagtggtgctatcttcctctcattgttactgagtgctggatactggctggatgctccacatgctaactgttagcctcctgctatAAATTGGAATAACCTTGACTGAATTCAGGATTAGTGGTAGAAAACACTAATCTTGCCTTTGCTCATGAGATAAACTGCTATAATCATGAAAGTGCAGAGATTTCAGCTGTTATTCTTGTCATCAGTGTCAAATGTTCTACATGCTTTTATCACTTGATTAATTCAGTGAGCTTTCAGTGCACTTATTGTTGGCCACTTTATCCCTCTGGTTGCTGACAAGCTTTAAGACAAAAGACTAGTCTGCTTAGCGAGGGCTAGTGATAATCCCTGCCTTATGTGATCTGTGAGGTGAGTGACAGCTGATAGTGGAAACAGACAGTTAATCTGATCCGAATCCTCCTGCATGCCATGGAAGACAAAGCATAATTTGTGCATTGATAAATATGTGTCTTTAGCCTATTTAAAGACAGAGATGGGGGAAGCACAACTAATGTCTAGCAGCAACTAGTTCCACGTTCGTGGTGCAGCTACTGCAAAGGCTCTGTCAGCTGGTGTTATTGAGTCATGACCGAGGGACATACAAGAGAGATTTGTTGTCAGATCTAAGAGACCTAGGAGCTGGAGAGCCAGTGAATAAGGTCTATGACCATTAAGAGCCTTGAATGTAATCAATAAGATTTTAAACTGGATCCTAAAATGGACAGGAAGCCAATAAGGAGAGGGTAGGACTGGGCTGATGGGCTTGCACTTTTTAATACCAGTCAGCATCCTTGCAGCTGCATTCTGAACTGACTGCAGGCGAGATAGTGAAGACTGAGGAAGGCCAAAGTAAAGGGAGTTGCAGTAGTCCGGTCGTGATGAACGCATGAAGAACTTTTTCCATGTCATGGAAGCAGAGAACTGACGAGAAGTTTGGATGTCATGATTCACAGGATTGAAGGCGGCACTAGGATCTAGTAGATCTCATGTGTCAGTGCTGTGGAGGGCTTTGAACCCTGATTGAAGCAGATCATGGATCTTGTTGGCATTCAGGAATCTTTGTATTTGTGGCGGGACAATTTTCTGAAGGGAAGTGCaattatatcacatttttcaaaataggtgaactatccctttaaggaaaAACTTAAAGTGCTGCGATTCTAAAATTTGACAGGTGTTAATATCAGTGGTTACTGACCTTATTATGACTGCTGACTGGAAGTTGTAGTTTTCTCACTGTTTGACCATATTATGttgatctgctaaaagaaatgaatagaaatagtTTAGAAGGCAGAACTTGAGCACACTGTAGTTTGATAGCAGATGATTGGGGAAATAACAGGTGAACCAAAACTACAagttaaaactgtaaaactgctgGTGTAATTACATCTATTTCAAATTCAACCGTAGCAATAAATAATTCAGAAAATATCTAGAGGAGCATTTTATGGGGTTTGCTGGTAAGCAAAGCAGCATTAATCATTTGGAGCCTTAGCAAATTGACTTGATTTCTCCCTAAAACATGGGGTAAAGGTTATGAGCAAATTAACAAGGAATGACCTGAACAAGatcaagaaagaaaatgaaaaattacaaataaaaaaaaaacaagaaaattacttgTTAATTAGACAAAAAACTTTCAAGAAAATCATCAGGTAATtagcatagatagatagatagatagatagatagatctattacattacattataagAAAATTATCAGCAAATCACAAAAGAAATTGgcaatgcataaataaataaataatacatttacaaaaaaatgtgaagaaattgcaagaaaactatatttagaattattatgattgtgtatttacatataaatatatgtaaattaccataaaattactacaaaaagttaaaaaagagaaaagaaaagaaaagaaaagaaagaaaaaacaataacattacttccaaatactgattttttttgtgtgtaaaattaccataaaattaccaaatgaaataaaataaagtaattaaataaaaagcaTGGTCAGTTTTGTCAGGAGAGTGAAATCAAAGCCCTGCCTGCAGAGTCCTGGGTTTCGTACCATCACACAGCCATGAGTTTGCATGGAGTTTAAAGTTGCACCATCCGAGAAGCTGACAGAATAGCTAGCTGCTGGCTTTAACAATAGCGCCCTCTGGCTTGTGTTCTAGGTATGCCTCCATCCCAGTGTACATGGTACCCCTGGTGGCCCCATGGCAGTGCAACATGGGAGCGGCTCTGCTCATGGCTCTGCAGTTCTACTGGTTTGGCCTCATCTGCAGAGGAGCCCTCCGCCTTTTCACCAGAAAAAGCCCACCGATGCCCACAGAGGAGTCAGATGGCCGTCCACCCCCGGACAGCCAACCCGTgtcccagcagctggaggaagagacacacaaacactgagcaACAGAGGACAGAGCAGCAGTATGAATGCAGACACGATGGCTGACACACTGCAAcagtctgctgcagtgacagctgCCAAAAACATTAAGGAGGGAACTGCTAAGTGACTTGGGCAGGTTGGATCTTTGACCAGCAGAGTGGAGTGGAGGGACGAGTGTCTCTCCTGCTTTGATGTCCAACAGAAAGAAGAAGGGAGACATGGCAGTGAAGgccaaacagcagctctgactgaGCGGTTAATGCAGAAGTGAGGCGGCTCAGAGCTCAGTGAGCAGGGAGAGGCTGTGGCAGCTGCCAGGGACACAGCGGGACA encodes the following:
- the tlcd3ba gene encoding TLC domain containing 3Ba isoform X2; this encodes MDRRRRRHCFCSPGVIHSSCHGLYSRMYYHLFLQGHHGRQLQVKGHEEAGHRSMGAAVGGYLRRELLMVLHHVFMVAFCFPASVFWRQGKGDYFQGVLFLAELSTPSVCLGKVLIQFDKQHTLLHKVNGALMLLTFFSCRVLLFPYLYYAYGRYASIPVYMVPLVAPWQCNMGAALLMALQFYWFGLICRGALRLFTRKSPPMPTEESDGRPPPDSQPVSQQLEEETHKH
- the tlcd3ba gene encoding TLC domain containing 3Ba isoform X1 translates to MLALMAAGSVFFPGLFLLSKQSLQRMLRWTEGDADIVSARLVSSIQAVMASTAGCIIISSCKDIMEDKHWLTNNYILFATPYFAFDIYAMFLCYWHKLQVKGHEEAGHRSMGAAVGGYLRRELLMVLHHVFMVAFCFPASVFWRQGKGDYFQGVLFLAELSTPSVCLGKVLIQFDKQHTLLHKVNGALMLLTFFSCRVLLFPYLYYAYGRYASIPVYMVPLVAPWQCNMGAALLMALQFYWFGLICRGALRLFTRKSPPMPTEESDGRPPPDSQPVSQQLEEETHKH